From the Oncorhynchus nerka isolate Pitt River linkage group LG20, Oner_Uvic_2.0, whole genome shotgun sequence genome, one window contains:
- the LOC115122802 gene encoding small ribosomal subunit protein eS21 encodes MQNDAGEFVDLYVPRKCSASNRIIGAKDHASIQINIAEVDKVTGRFTGQFKTYAICGAIRRMGEADDSLLRLAKTDSIVSKNF; translated from the exons ATGCAGAACGACGCCGGTGAATTCGTGGACCTGTACGTCCCACGTAAATG TTCTGCGAGCAACAGGATCATCGGAGCAAAGGACCACGCCTCCATCCAGATCAACATTGCTGAG GTTGACAAGGTAACCGGTCGCTTTACCGGCCAGTTCAAGACCTACGCCATCTGCGGTGCCATCCGTAGAATG GGCGAGGCTGACGACTCCCTCCTCAGGCTGGCTAAGACCGACAGCATCGTGTCGAA GAACTTCTAG